The Urbifossiella limnaea nucleotide sequence GGAAGTGACCCGGCCAGGCGGATCACCTCCCGGTACTCGGCGGTAAGTGTGGCACACTCGACGCAGACCGACAGGTGCCGCACAACCCCCGCCCGAGTCGTGGCGGGGATGCCCCCCGTGACGTAGCCACCGAGCAACTCAACGACCCGCTCGCACGTGACCAAGTGAAACCCCGCTAGTCCGACCCGAGACGCCCGGAGAAGGGCGGAAAGTCCTGAGCCTGTTTTGGTTAGATGCGGCGGCGGGGAGGAAGTTTCGCACTCGCGGTCGGTGCAGCGATTGCGGGCAGGGACGCGCGGCCACTCCGCTAGCCCTTCGACGGGCCGGACGACGGTGCCGACTGGTTGAGCTTGGTCATTTGCTGCAGGAACCACGAGTGGGCGTCGGCCAGCGCCTGCGCGGCCGCCCCCTCGGCCTTCACCGACGGGAGCGGGGCGCCGGGTGCGGCCGCAGGCCGGGGGGCCGGCCGG carries:
- a CDS encoding anti-sigma factor family protein, translated to MVPAANDQAQPVGTVVRPVEGLAEWPRVPARNRCTDRECETSSPPPHLTKTGSGLSALLRASRVGLAGFHLVTCERVVELLGGYVTGGIPATTRAGVVRHLSVCVECATLTAEYREVIRLAGSLPRPALSVAAASRLLCGVQSATAQPGCGAMDETVPEMPAFVPARG